A segment of the Chryseobacterium scophthalmum genome:
ACAGATGAATCATTATTCAACTTAGACAGTGCAATGGCATCTGCTCCAAATGATGTTCCGCTGGCTCAGGAAGCCACAGGGAATAATCCATAAATGCAAATAGCAAAAAAATATTTCTGAAGATCCGTCAAATTATTGGCGGATCTTTTATTATGAATTTCACCGTAAAATCACTATATTTGCACGCTGAAAGTGAAGGGTAATATCACCTACACTTTAAACCTTAAACTTTGAATCTAACGTTATGAAATGTGGAATCGTAGGCTTACCGAATGTAGGTAAATCAACTCTTTTTAACTGCTTAAGCAATGCTAAAGCGCAGTCTGCCAATTATCCTTTCTGTACAATCGAACCGAACTTAGGAACGGTTTCTGTACCGGATCAGAGATTATTTGAGCTTGAAAAACTGGTAAATCCTGAAAGAGTTTTGCCTGCTGTTGTAGAGATCGTAGATATTGCTGGTCTTGTAAAAGGAGCAAGTAAAGGAGAAGGTTTAGGAAACCAGTTCTTGGCAAACATTCGTGAGTGTGAAGCGATTATTCATGTTTTAAGATGTTTCGATAACGGAAATATTATCCACGTTGAAGGTTCTGTAGATCCTTTAAGAGATAAAGAAATTATCGATATCGAACTTCAGTTAAAAGATATGGAAACAGTGGGTAAAGCTGTTGATAAAGCGAAGAAGTTTATCAAATCTGGTAAGAAAGAAGATCTATTGACATACGAGACACTTCAAAATCTTCAGAAACATCTTGAAGATGGTAGGAATGCAAGAGAATTTGCGATGGATGATTTTGCAAAATCAATCATTGGTGAAGTTCAGCTTTTGACTAATAAGCCGGTTCTTTACGTTTGTAATGTGGATGAAAATTCAATCAAAAACGGAAACGAGTGGATCGCAAAAATTGATGAAATGGCGAAAAGCGAAGGTGCTGAAACAGTAGTTTTGGCAGCTCAGATCGAGGCTGATATCAATGAACTTGAAACTTTCGAAGAAAGAGAGATCTTCTTGGAAGAATTAGGTCTTACAGAACCTGGAGTAAACCGTTTGATCAGAAAAGCTTACGATTTATTAAAGCTTCAGACGTATTTTACAGCAGGTGTAAAAGAAGTAAGAGCTTGGACAATCGGACAAGGTTGGACTGCTCCTCAAGCTGCAGGAGTAATTCACACAGATTTCGAAAAAGGTTTTATCCGTGCGGAAGTAATCAGATACAACGATTATGTAACGTATGGCTCTGAAGCAAAAGTAAAAGAAGCTGGAAAGCTTTCTGTAGAAGGTAAAGAATACATCGTTCAGGACGGTGATGTAATGCACTTCAGATTTAATGTTTAAAAATATTAAAAGTTAGTTATATAGTATTTTAAAATACGCTTCCATGAATTTGGGAGCGTTTTTTTATTATTTTTAAAGAAAATTAATAATCTTGAAATATCTAGTCTTTTTACTGTTCGTTTTTTCATGTTCTAAAAATGAAGAACAGACCAATTGTTTTAATGATAAATCTGAAACACTGAATCCTGAAGAGAAAATACCGCAAACTGTTACAGGCATTCTTGCTCACAAACCTGAATATCTTCAAATTGTTGATTTAAAAAACTTTAGAACATTTAAAGAAGACAGTATCTATGAACATGACTTTAGGATACAGGCTTCTGAAATTCAAAAATATAATAAAGATTTCGCCATTTTTGATTATAAATTTAAACGTCAGTTTATATGCTTTGCAAAACAAGAAGTTGGGGATACTTTGTATTCTTTGGCAAAAAATGATGCAGGTTATTGGCTGCTGAAAATTCAAAACCGTATTCCTTATGCGTATTTTCTGGGTCTAAGTTTTAATCAGTATTACATCAATATTATT
Coding sequences within it:
- the ychF gene encoding redox-regulated ATPase YchF: MKCGIVGLPNVGKSTLFNCLSNAKAQSANYPFCTIEPNLGTVSVPDQRLFELEKLVNPERVLPAVVEIVDIAGLVKGASKGEGLGNQFLANIRECEAIIHVLRCFDNGNIIHVEGSVDPLRDKEIIDIELQLKDMETVGKAVDKAKKFIKSGKKEDLLTYETLQNLQKHLEDGRNAREFAMDDFAKSIIGEVQLLTNKPVLYVCNVDENSIKNGNEWIAKIDEMAKSEGAETVVLAAQIEADINELETFEEREIFLEELGLTEPGVNRLIRKAYDLLKLQTYFTAGVKEVRAWTIGQGWTAPQAAGVIHTDFEKGFIRAEVIRYNDYVTYGSEAKVKEAGKLSVEGKEYIVQDGDVMHFRFNV